In Dreissena polymorpha isolate Duluth1 unplaced genomic scaffold, UMN_Dpol_1.0 chrUn001, whole genome shotgun sequence, one DNA window encodes the following:
- the LOC127863117 gene encoding transmembrane protein 53-like, which yields MMEDDDLEYDITFPSPVHADVASAEEIGFNNRREPVVILLGWLGCREKHLSKYGQIYDQRGCITIRYTSPRDVAFFNMEKLDDIACKILDLLKDYSIEENPVIFHIFSNNGSYVYSHIVKVLTNGDERYRFIKVCGVVIDSAPGKPRLMNAAKAYSMSLHVNPFLKYIAFFGVISYLWFTGIISRLRSMFYPEVKQKSNFFLFDNMAGDSTRWPMLFLYSKSDSVIMYYDIEDMMSQRRALGVHVSSVCWDDTSHVAHLLVHKDEYERACEDFLEYCLGGECELILDEEEEFETEEDYLLAKKE from the exons ATGATGGAGGACGACGATCTCGAATACGATATAACATTTCCTTCGCCTGTGCATGCAGATGTAGCGAGCGCGGAAGAGATTGGATTTAATAACAGAAGAGAACCTGTTGTTATTCTCCTAGGATGGCTGGGCTGTCGGGAAAAGCATTTGTCAAAATATGGACAGATATACGATCAAAGAGG GTGCATCACCATCCGTTACACGTCACCAAGAGACGTGGCTTTCTTTAACATGGAGAAGTTGGATGATATTGCTTGTAAGATACTGGACCTTCTTAAGGACTACTCGATAGAGGAGAACCCTGTCATTTTCCACATCTTCAGCAACAACGGCAGTTATGTGTACTCGCATATAGTGAAGGTTCTCACAAACGGAGATGAGAG GTACAGATTCATTAAAGTATGTGGAGTGGTAATTGACAGTGCACCTGGCAAGCCACGACTAATGAATGCTGCAAAGGCTTACAGCATGAGCTTGCACGTAAATCCATTCCTAAAATACATCGCGTTTTTCGGAGTGATTTCCTACCTTTGGTTCACGGGTATCATTTCACGACTACGGAGCATGTTCTACCCAGAAGTCAAGCAAAAGTCCAATTTCTTCCTGTTTGACAATATGGCGGGTGATTCCACAAGATGGCCAATGTTGTTTCTCTACTCAAAATCAGACAGTGTAATCATGTACTACGACATTGAAGACATGATGAGTCAGCGCCGAGCTCTAGGCGTGCACGTTAGTAGCGTgtgctgggacgacacttcccacGTGGCACACCTGCTCGTGCATAAAGACGAGTACGAGAGAGCTTGTGAAGATTTTCTTGAGTATTGTCTTGGTGGCGAGTGTGAACTAATTcttgatgaggaggaggagttTGAAACTGAGGAAGACTATTTGCTCGCTAAAAAGGAGtaa